A window of Patescibacteria group bacterium genomic DNA:
GTTTTGTTCTTTATTTTTCTACTAAAGAAACAGAAAGTTTAGTTAAGTTAATTAAACAGTTTATTATGCCCCAGATGGCATATAAAATTCCCTCTTGACCCCGTAACGACTTGCCCTGGATAGGGCAGAGTTAGTCGCTCAAAGCGATTAGCTAAAACGCCGACCCCGACCAGTGCGTCTCACTTTCGTGAGGACGTAAAATTACGCGTCGCGAGAGCGAGGCGCATTGATATGGGTGAAGATATAGTCTAATTAGTTTTATTTGGTAAAACTTATTGAACAGGCTGGTCTGGTCCGAGAGTCCATATCGACGACCAGGTTCGGCACCTCGATGTCGGCTCATCACATCCTGGGGCTGGAGAAAACATAACTTCTCTCCCCAAGGGAAACCTTGGGGTAATAAACAGGCCCAAAACGGTAGAGGCTAATCATTGACCTGCATTTGCAGGTCCCAGGTGGTATAATTATCACAATGAACGCTAATGCCGTAGGAAAAACGTGTGCTGAAGCTGATCGAGCTTATCTTGCTGGTCTTATTGATGGCGATGGCTGTATTATGGCTACCATCGAGAAGCACAGTGAGAAAAAATTTGGTTTTCGCGTACGGGTGACAGTTAAAATTACACAAAAAGAATCTCGTCTGGTTTATTTTCTGGCACAACAATTTCGCATCGGAAAAATCAGATACAATAGAATAACACACGATTGGATAATCAGAGATAAGAGCGAGGTTCTTAAGATTTTAACCATGATTGAACCGTACGCAAAAGCAAAGTTAAAACAGATTGTCATAGCCAAGAAGATACTAAAGTCTTCTGATGCGACGCGATTTGGTTTAATGAAAATGGCTCGGTTGGCTGATACATTGTCAAAGTTTAATGTACGTTCAAAAGAACGTCGGAAAAACTTTGCGGCAATGATCAAGGCGCAAGTTTCCTCTAACGACTGATTCCCGGTTTTTTGAGACCGAGGATGAGATATGTCCGCTTTAGGCGGAGTATCATACGGCTTGCACCTACAGTTTATTCTGGTGACAGAGTAAATATGGTGAAGGAATAGTCTGATCCTCGCGGAAACGCGAGATAACAAATAAATGAGGTCCCAAGGGTTGGACTGTTCGTCCATTAAAGTGATACGCGAGCTGGGTTCAGACCGTTTAGGTCGGGAGATAAATTAAAATCTCATGATTTAAACAGTCTGAATCCAGAAAAAAGAGATCGAAAACGGCGGCTCTTGGTAGTAATACCAAGAAGTAAAGTCAACTCATATCGGTGGAGTCTTAACATAGTTGGAATACTAACCTGTCGTGTGTTAGGATAATACCGAGGGAAGTTGTGTATGGTTATTTCGTCAACCAAAAGCGCTTATTTAGCCGGGTTTCTTGACGGTGATGGCAGTATTTATGTTCGCTTGAAACCAAGCAAAGAATATCGATACGGCTATCAAATTGCCCCGTACGTTGTTTTCTTCCAATCCGCAAAATATCAAAAAGATTTTCAAAACATCTGCAACTTGATGAAAATCGGTTATTTGCGAGAGAGAAATGACGGTATTGTTGAATATATTATTGGTAGAGAGGAAAACATCAAAGAATTGTTAAAAAACATTAAACCGTTCTTGATTTTGAAAAAGAAACAAGCAAGTTTAATGCTTAAAATTCTTAAAAAGAAATCCAAGATAAAAGATAGAAGCGATTTTGAAAAACTTGTTTCTCTGGTTGAAGAATTCAGATTTCTGAATTATTCAAAAAAGAGAAAGCCATATATTAACCCCGTAGAGACTAAACGTTGACCATCCCATACTGCGGGATGAAGGTATAGTCCGTACAATAATTAAATTGTATGCGTGAGACAGGTCGGTCTCTATCTGCCGTGGGCGCGGGATACTTGAGAGAAGCTGCTCCTAGTAAAATTTTGCTACTTCCCGCAGTAATGCGGGATGACAAACCGGCTCATAACGGTGAAGCCTTAATTTGTTCCGTTTCGTTGATAGCTGTGATTGCTTTGGTCTAGCAATCATAGTACAATTTACTTGAGGACCGGAATTTGATTAAGGTAATACCGTGGGAAGTCGCCTTGAGTTTATCGAAGGGTTGACCCCGTAACGACTGATTCCGAAAGGATGAGAGCTTGACCGAAAGGTTGAGCTAAAACGCCGGCCCCGACCAGTGCGTCTCACTTTCGTGAGGACGTAAAATTACGCGTCGCGAGAGCGAGGCGCATTGATATGGGTGAAGGTATAGTCTGCGCCATTAGTGATAATGGAATACGTGACGAGAGGACCGGAGTGGACGTACCTCTGGTGTACCAGCTTTCCTGCCAAGGGAACTGCTGGGTAGCTATGTGCGGATGGGATAAGAGCTGAAAGCATCTAAGCACGAAGCCCTTCTCAAGATGAGGTATCCAATGAGATCACTGGGAGACTACCAGTTGAGTCTGTTGCTCTGCAACGGGAATATCAA
This region includes:
- a CDS encoding LAGLIDADG family homing endonuclease, whose product is MNANAVGKTCAEADRAYLAGLIDGDGCIMATIEKHSEKKFGFRVRVTVKITQKESRLVYFLAQQFRIGKIRYNRITHDWIIRDKSEVLKILTMIEPYAKAKLKQIVIAKKILKSSDATRFGLMKMARLADTLSKFNVRSKERRKNFAAMIKAQVSSND
- a CDS encoding LAGLIDADG family homing endonuclease encodes the protein MVISSTKSAYLAGFLDGDGSIYVRLKPSKEYRYGYQIAPYVVFFQSAKYQKDFQNICNLMKIGYLRERNDGIVEYIIGREENIKELLKNIKPFLILKKKQASLMLKILKKKSKIKDRSDFEKLVSLVEEFRFLNYSKKRKPYINPVETKR